The Daphnia carinata strain CSIRO-1 chromosome 1, CSIRO_AGI_Dcar_HiC_V3, whole genome shotgun sequence sequence GATTTAGGTCGGCTCGCTCTTCACTTTTCAGTTCAAAGTAAAAGCAGCAAACAGCCCACCAAAGGTAAAAGGCCAAGACTAAAAATGTTACAGAAATTTTGTAAGGATTTATCGAATCAAAATATATCCGCAGCGCAAATCTTACTGATCACGAATAGAATAAATACGATGGGGATGACGCCTAGAGAATGTCTCACTAGGCCAACTGCAATAAATACCGCTATAAAACACCTTTCGAGAAGTTGGACGATTAGCCATGACATTACTATGTGACGTCGACGATACTGGGCACCGTAGATCAGTAGAATAGAAAATATTGCGAGTATGAATGCAAATACTGCAATAGCGATTGTGACATCGAAGGGCCCTAGCATAAATACGAATTAGTTAGGAGGTAAttaggaaaaaatattttagtaaTAAAGATGTTTGTACCGTTGACAACGATTTTGCTGGAGTGCAGAACACCAATCGTAATGTTGACCAGCTGTTAATGAAGCTTACAAAAAACAATGTGCAGAATGTACtattcaaaaaacaaacatcagaATTAAAGATGAATCAATACCATATCCACACTACCGATGATTTTAGCAGTTGTTTGGAGTGGGCAACAACACGAAgtcaatttcattttgcagGTCATCATTGACTCATCGATCAAGTCGATACGTGCGACTACCACTAATTAGAATCTGTAACACTACTAGTAACCTTCATGACATCTGCGAAGTTCAAGCTGTACCTCAGTGGTACACAATGTTTAGCCTCATGCCGCTTTCGAACTGCGCAGCTTCTGTGCCTCTTTTTGTCTATTTAAAGCCTCATAAACTataagatgtttaaaaaagaatatttgtATATTTTGACGGTCTTATGTATGCAATGATGctaacaaacaatttttgtacattttgttctttttgtttagtaCGCAACGTAAATTGGCGGACGTACGGAGGAAAGCAGTAAACTATGTCATTCGGTGTACGATAACAGTTAGCTTTCGTTCGCAAATAAATAAGTTAGACCTACCATAACGCCTGGCTTTCCGgtgaaagaaaggaaaacaagttttcaaataaatatGGAAGTGACCCGATTTGACAATTGGGTCGGCCTACCACAACAATAAAAGTAGTATCCGACTTTTCAAGATTGCGGGACGTGCAGCAATCAACATTACAACGAAAAAGTGTGAAAATTGAGCATCTCACTTAAGGAACTCCAACTGATCAGAGCCAAAAACACTGAGCTTGTTTGGCAAGGATCGTTGAAAGACTACAGAAATAATCAATTCTTCACAGCCCCACCTGacatagaaataaataaataaacagaaGTTCTTATTGGCTACGGACAAACGTTAGTTTATATTGTAAGGTATCTTTTTCTGACTCTGATCGTTTTGCTATTATTAATAAAATCTGCAAGACATTCTAGAATGAATAGAAGAGGTTACGTAGTAACTTTTATTCGAATAGCCGGAGAGGAGGGAGTAGAAAATGGTATATGAAGCGCTACAACGTGTTTTATGTATTATTGATGCAATCTTAGTTGATAATCTAATAGGAAGCAATCACTTTCGTAGCGAATGCTGTACGCACAAATTTCTGTTCCAAAAGAAACCACAAGTAGTACGAAAGCATTGGGCCATGAATGTAACTCTGGCAAAAACGTACATAACGCACCTTCGACACGTTATGTAAGTATCATAGTAAAGAACGATGCACGTCTTGAATTTGCGATccgaaggcaaaaaaaattttttcaactgtaTCTTGCACGGACTACAACACTTTCCCAAAACatataatgataataatacagaaaaaattattcttaaCATGATGGTTTGCGTCACATTAGAAACTTTACTGAAATGCGTTCAGCCTGTTTGTGGAAATATGGAAGCATCATAGGAATCAAAAGCGTAAAGAAGAGAAACTACTGCAGTCTACCATGAGCTTGCAACACATCGCTTTTTCTACGAGATACCATAGACGTTTCCTACATATTAGAGAAAGTACTCGTCGCAAGTTCTCCTGAAAACTGCCATATGGAAcatattgaaaatgaaaacgtagTTCTTAGGATACTTGAAACGAGAATGGAGACTGAGTTAATGTACGGTTTTGAGTCCTAGATCTTAGTCGAGGTTACTGAAAAAAGAGAGTTACCTATTATGAAAGATAATAACATGGAGGATCCACCGTTATTGGtcgacaaataaaaaagaataagtgAATAATTTCGTGtcttaaatttatttaaacatCGGAAGTAATGCGATTAGCTGAAGCTTTGACAAGCCGGTCGTTCCTCCGTTTTTCATTGTCCTTGTCTTGAAGTTCGTGATAAAAGCCGTGAACAACCCACCAAAGATACATTCCTAAGGCTGCAAGGCGCAAGAAAAACATTATTCTTGATAATCTGCATACATTTCAGGGATGTTCACATACGTACTCATCTGGATGACCATTGCAACCACATAGAGTATTCCAAACCAAGTTCCTGTCGAAGCGAAGAAGAAACTTCGGATCAACATGTAGATATCGCGCGTACAAGCAATGAGTATTGTCGCAAAAAGCCACGGCATCATCAGTTGCCTATGGTTACGGTAGACGGCATAAATAAGTAGGGCCGAGAAACTGGCCAAGATGAAAGCGACGAGAGTATTGGAAATATAACTGAAAGCCTTAACTCCATCGTACTCTCCTAACAAGATGCAGAGAAACCTAGCAGTTATAAACGATGCAAAACAAGTGAAATTGCAAATGAGGTATCACTCATAAATACCGACAAAGTCGATCGTGCTGAGTTGGTAACTTCGAAAAAATGCAGTGGCTAAGTTGACGAgctgtcaaagaaaaaaaattaagtgcAACCAGAAGATGTGAATATAAGCATGACCAACCACCAGGGAAAATTATCAATCGTACCAAGTGAAAGACGCTGATAATTTTGGAACCTTTCCGGAGAGAACAACCACACCAACATTGTTTCATATTGGCTGTACAGTATTACAGTTTTCTATATGAAATAGCTGTATGGTGAAAACGGAATGAATCCCACACCGTCTCCACTGAATGCTGTTGGCCAACTTCATGGCTTTCTCTTTGGGCGAACGATAGAATAGCTTTGTTAATAGTGGCTAGCTATGTGTTTATTTTCCTTATGGCTCCAAACACGTAAGAGTTGTCTATTTTTGTAATAATAGCTTCTATGGTACCGTTTGTTAGTAAAGCAagacatatttttaaaacaatagcGATTCGTATTTACTCATATGGACTGACCAGTTTCCAATATCAGTTCCAAAATCAGAGATTTTTTCAGTTAAAAATTCAGTAGTTCATTGATTTTTACCAAGAAATACATTTGGTGCAAGCTATTGAAATTGTATCTGTTTGATTTCCTCTATTCCATTTCTATATATCAGGTAGCATATCTGATGGTGAACGGCtctccgtttttgttttgctagtTACTAATTTCATCatacgaaaataaaaggaaaatattgCGTTGTTATAATATTTTTACATACATCGTATGATGTATGTatgacggaaaaaaaaagactgtgCCTATGAGGCTGAAACACTTCATGGCGCAAATAATTTTGCATTTGCTTCTCATACTGAACAATGCGCATTGTGCATACCATTTGCAGGCTTGTTGgttcttgttttaaaaaacgtcTAACAGTGAATCCCCGCTGGCTAAGAGAttaaaaatcttgaaattcACTTTCACTTTCTAACGCATCGCGCAATATGCGTTTTTTGTGCTCAAAATGACTCCGTGAATATTTGCACATGGAAACGTTACAACGTTGCACTTAGTGAGCAAAATGTTTCTCATTTAAacaatctttttttgctttgcgtCTATGTTCTCAAtgacaaattttaaaaaaatcttaacTGTTGACAATGTACAGGGCTTTCTTTAACTACCATGAGGTATTAAGCACTCTACCGTACAGCAACTATTTTTAGGGCAAAGCAATTAAATATTTCTTTGAAGGTCATTTTGTATACTCAAATTGCATCGAACCTCAAGTCAAAGTGACGTCATTGTTGTACCGTTCTCAACAATTAATCTTCAGTACCAGGGAGTGTTGCTAGCGTGAATTGCGCTTGTTTTTTCTCCTGAACCATGACCTGCATGTAGAAACATGTTTGAACGAAGCCAGATTGCATGTCAAACTGAATAAACGACGCAAAACATTTAACATAGGTTTTTACGATATGCTATCAAAGTGTGACTCGATCAACCGACCCACACAATAGTTCTTTGGCTTATGGATGCGTTATACGAAGTAACAAAATGCATTCATGTGAAAGTTGGTTGAAAGATTTCTTGTCGCAATAGTTGTCCTATAAAAGTATTCCTTCTGAAGAATGGCGCCACCATACCGAAATTTTCGATAGTTTAAAAGGAtttatttgaataataaaatacgtGTTCTCTGTCATTTCCTTGTCGTATCGGAGACTTACAAGGACTACGCTACATGACACTAAATCACCCATCATTTAATacgcttttttaaaatggtaTAGCAATCTCATCTTTAAAGTTATTCAAACATTCGTTTGTTCAAACTAAGATATCTCTTAGTTCCAACCTATGGTTCATCTACAAACACTGCAATATCGATGTGTCGAAACGGGTGGAGCTAGTGACAACAAAAGCGTAACCAGAACAAGCCACTGGAAACGGGGACGCGAATTATGCCGCCTCCCCgccataaatttttgaaaacataactgagcattaaaaaaagaaaaaatgctcTTTGGGTCCATTGTACCTGCTTCGTTCGCAGAAAAGTAAAAGGCGTCCGTAATGTTACTGGGCCTTCAGTTGCGCGTGTTACACGTTGAACAACGGTAAGGCTTGAGCGTCTTCTGTTTTAGAAAACGCTGCCAGTATACGTTGAGAGCCTTCGGTAGTTATTTCGTCATAACTAGTTGTGAGAAAGGAAAAGCGAAAATGCATTCCGAGAGCAGTATCGCTGATTTCTTCGCGGACAGGTCGGTTTTCATTACCGGGTCGACGGGGTTTGTGGGTAAAGTGCTAGTTGAGAAGTTGCTTCGCGCGTGCCCGAAAATCAAGCGTCTCTACCTGCTGATGCGAACTTCTTCGAGTAAAGATATTGCGACACGCCGAAGAGAGTTGATCAACAATCAGGTACTATTCCACTTCCTAAAATAACTTTTGCCTTCGTTGCCTCACAATGGCACCTCGGGCAGGTGTTCGCCTGGTTGGACCAACCAAGTGCGCTGGACAAAATTGTCGCCATCGCAGGAGACATGACTTTACCAGGACTAGGGATTTCTGCTTCCGATATGCAATTACTCGTAGACGAAGTTTCGATCGTCTTCAATTCTGCTGCCAGTGTGAGGTTCGATCATGAATTGAAGGATGCACTAGAAACTAACGTGAAAGGACCAAGGCAACTGCTGGCTATATgtcagaaaatgaaaaagcttgAGGTTTGTGTCCTTGCAAACGATTTTTGGGGTTTCAGGTCATAAAAGACACTCTTTACATTCCAATAGGCCTTTGTTCATGTTTCAACGGCTTTCAATAACCTAGATAAGGATGTCGTTGGCGAAATGATCTATCCGTCCCATATGGATCCGATTAAATTGCTTAACTTTCTGGAGAGCATTGATGGAGATTTCACAAGGAGCATCACAACACAGTAAGTAATACATAAATTATCATATAGTGATTGAGTTTCACACGGAACGAACTCTTTTAGATTACTAGGCAAATCAAACCCAAATACATACACATTCTCAAAATCCCTGGCTGAACAGATTCTAGAAAGGGAACGATTTAATGTTCCGCTGGCCATCGTTCGTCCTTCTATCGTAACAGGTAGATTTGGTTCACTAACCTACATACAGTATATATTGACATTGTAAACTACTACGAAAGATTAATAAATATTATTGTCGTCACACTCAGCTGCCGCTAAAGAACCTACTCCGGGATGGATCGACTCGCTATACGGCCCGACTGgtaaaaatattatgaatgcTTGACTGATTTTATTGCCAAAGTGCCTTGAGATACTAAAGGTTGTTGTGCGCTGTTTTATCACCTCGAAAGGTCTTATTGCGGGTGGGGCAAAAGGTTTCCTCCGGCTCTTTAAGTGCGATGCTAGTTGTGTCATCGATCTAATTCCAGTTGACTACGCTGTCAACCTTATGATAGCAGTTGCCTGGCATCAAGCAATAACCAAGTAATAACGTAATTATTTTATGCTGCAATTCGCCTATATTCTGTTGTAAACGTAGACACCTTTTTTCAATCTCCAAATGTCACTGACCTTGTCGAATTGTGTCACAGGCCTTCGCAACTTACCATCTATACATCTTCTACGAGCTATCACAATCCAATTACTATCCAACAGCTCAGATTGTTATCGGAAGATGCCGTTATTAAATACCCACCGAAAGAGATGATGTGGTGCCCAAGCGGAGAGTGTACCAATCGTGACTGGTATTTCCGGATCAACGTTTTTTTCACTCATTACCTCCCAGCCTACTGCCTTGATTTCATCAGTCAACTGTCCGGCAAACGTGCTAAAATGGTACTATCCTTTAATTACAAATTCATTTCTCAAATGACGACCCAAATTAATCAATTCAAAAATAGGTCAAGTTGTATGAAAGAGTATTTAAAGCGACTTCAAGCTTAGGTTTCTTCAATAGCCACCAATGGCAATTCGTGAGTGAAAACTCGTTGAAAATTCGGTCCAAAATGTCGGCAAGTGATCAACACATGTTCGATTTTGATGTCCGTCAATTGAATTGGCGAACATACTTCGAGACTTACGTTCAAGGCATTCGACAGTTTATCCTGAAAGATGATCCTAGTACTCTACCACAAGCCAGGAAACTTCTCGTCAGGTACCACTTTCTTTAAGATCGGAATATTATCTatccaattttcatttcattgatGCTATTATTTAGGATGTACCTCCTCAAGTTATTCATCCGCTCTTTGGTGTCGATCTGTTTCGTACTTTCAGTTATAAGTAAAACAAGACACCTTTTCCAGAGCCCCATTTCGTCTTTATTGTAAATCTTGCATTCGTAGAAGGATATCTTGATGTGCAAATATTCATTACTTTCTCCTCGAAGGTAGATATATCTAAAGTTAATGAAGTTTAAATCAAGGTAAATTCTCATACATGAATACGAAAAATTTGGCTGTTTAGCTATTAATACATGCATATATCGTAGCAATATTCTATGGGACGCCATTCGACCAACTTTTTATTGACAACTCCTATTCTGCGGTTTACCATTTATTTCAGGAATTTTATAGCCATCCTTCCCCTCCATCTAATGACAATGTAGacatttctgctgcatcgccctagcgctgtagcgtactggcgcgctagcattgtgtcaaatattcggtgtatttaaaaaaaaattaacttaatgaaaaaaagcaattttcccggaatcagcattcaattttgagtatatcctgtgatattcaaccaattccgatgagtgtcagtttttgccgaaaaaaatttaagcccgactaaataagcccgacttttcgttttttacgtttaattaaaaaaccatatggtcaactgaaaaataaatttgatttccgtgataagcattcaattctgaatcgaagtGATGTAATTtaagtgaaatttaaaatttagccaaaaatggaaaagtgcaaaggctatagccttaccacttttgtcaaaatcggccaaaaatgacatctcttggaatacGATGAAAATCACgcagtataatcaaaattttatgctgattcagaaaaagccacgTTTTCTTGTCTATTcagccgtttttgaattacacaGAATATTCGtgccaaaaataagaaaagtcaggcttatttagtcgggcttaaaaattgttttctgcAAAAATCGGCATTTGTCGGatttggttgaatatcacaggatagactcaaaattgaatgctgatgtcgatataattgttattttttttattaagtcaACCGTtatggaaatacaccgaatatttctgctgcatcgcactggcgctgtagcatactggcgcgctagcttTGTgccaaatattcggtgtatttcaaaaaagattgacttaatgaaaaaaaatagtaattttcccggaatcagcattcaattttgaatatatcctgtgatattcaaccaatgccccatgagtgtcagtttttttcagaaaaaattttttaagcccgactaaacaACTAAGTCCGACTTTTCttagtttttcgttttttacgtttaattaaaaaaccaaaagtccaattggaaaataaatttgatttccgtggtatgcattcaattttgaaccGAAAGTCCGAAACCAGCTGATTCAGAAAAGgccattcattttcttgtcgAATTGGACGTTTTCGAAATACACTGAATATTTGTACAGAATCGTGCTAGCGCTGTTGCGTACTGGCGCACTAGCATTGTTTCAAATATTcttatatatactgtataaaTGTATATTTATTAATATATTGGTTGTTTTGTTCTAAAACCATCAAATACTAACGTATGACTTGCGTAAAGATGACTTGCATACAAAATTTAACGAAATCACGAATgttggctttattttttattgaaatgttaagttttttaaataaatgtagaagacaTGTTGTCATATAGGAATTACCGTGGGAATTTTCCCTCAAAAATCTGCAAAACCTGACAGTCATtggcattttttgaaaattacagAAAATACTCAATAATGCATGCTGGTTGCGGGAAAAGTGTTGTTCCAGTTTTCCAGTACAACCCAGTTTTTAGGGCAAATCTCAAATACAAACTTAAATAAGTAGTATTCACTTCCGTTAAGATAAATGCATTACAAGCCGATCAAATAGTTTTCATTGTCGCTGGCTGAAACATGTGGTGGTTTTCTCAAATCTTCAATCTTATTTAATGGATGTGGCCGCCTGCATATATTTCCTCGTTGATAGGAATATAAGAAAAAGCGCTGTACTTGTTCCTTTTATTGCGCTATGCTCACACGGATTGAGAATTTCGATCCAAACAAAGCTAGCGTGGATCTATCTTTGCGGGCCTTCAATAACCCGATGTAATAAACatgaaaaacatttccaattatTGGAAACAGCTAAGCCAGCGgtaagcttaaaaaaaaaagtacgtcTCGCACACGATAAATTTAATTCAATGCAAGACTTAACATGGACGAGGCTTCATTTTGAATCTTTCGCTCACAATAGTGATTGTAACTGGGCAATTAACATTTGCGAGGTCTCGCGGCTCGAATTGAAAAATCTCCAACAgaaaacaagaggaaaaaaggaaaaaaaaaaggaagatacGATCTTGACGTCGTCACCAAGATGACTCGAACTACACTTTCTACTTCTTTGACTTTTCTGACGAGAAAACAGATATTAACGAGTCCATGCCTCCAGCAGCCAGGCACACTCGGTGTGGATGAAAGGTGAGACAAGAGACGGCTGCAATTTTGGAGCCCAAGATACCGCCACCATCGTGATACGCAATGGTAGAGCACAGGTCTCCTTCCTGATCGTGCACGCTGATATGCTGGCCGACGATTCCACTATTAGCaggaagaaaataatgaaattaatggaattttgatttcttccaAAGTCACAAACGCTTACCAGGCGAAGAGGTTAGCTTTTGGATGCACTGCCATGGCAGTCATTCCTTGCGAATTCGGCGCTGTCGCTACAGTGTGCACCGAGGTAGGGTGCCTTGGATCCATGAACCTTATGTCACCCGCCAAGCTTTCGAAAATCACACAAAAAACATTATAAAGTTCTCCATATAGTAAAGAGCACGCCTGAACAGATACTACCTGCCGCTCACCAGGTTAGCGGCTCCATCGGTCGAGATCCATTCGCAATCAATGACCCAAGCGGTGTGTTCCCTCCAGGTCATCACTCTAGATTTTTGGGCGTTACAACGCTTGTCAAAAAGGCGGACAGACCCATCTCCACACGCCGCCACAAAAAGCGAGTGATCTACAATAAATTGGttgaattaaacaaattcGGTTACACGGTTTATAAAAACATGATTAAACCTCGTGGGCTATGGTGGATGGAGGTCACGCAGTTTTCTGAGCCAGTTGGAAAATCACTGACTTTCAGTTCCCGCTCTACGTCCCAGATGCGGATCAACCGAACATCTCCTGTCGCAAGCAATTGTAACGAGTCTTGATTCCAATCCAAAACTAGGCCGGAACATCGAGTAGATGGAGTCATTTCAGCTATGCAATTCCACGCAGAGACAAGTGAAACTGCTGACGAATCTTCAACAATGCCAGAACTTAATCGAGATCCTGTTCGAATAAAATCTCGCCAGATTCTACAGGATCCGTCATCTGCACCAATAAGAAGCAACGCATCGTCGTGTCCATTGACAAACTCCATTGATGTAATCCGAGCAGCCCTGGgttgttgttggttgttgaAATGGATGAGGCGAACGCTCCTTTCCCAGTCCCATACACTATACAATAGGGAATAAATTATCTGAACTGACATTGTTTCAATCGACACAATAAAACTATACTCACGTGCATCCATCTTTATCTGCTACAGCAAGCCATGGGTCATATGGATGAAAGCGGATAACAGAAGGTACAAGTGGATTTCGATTGCAGAAAACTTCTTTCATTTTGGCTTTAGTAGGTCTACGTTAATGAATTTCTAGATTATGCTCAATCTTATCCATAAAATACAATCTCTTCTTCACCTTTGACATTCTTCTTTGGCTTCGCGGCGTACTGTAGCATTACGTGCATATCGCCACTCACGCGTATAGTACATTTCGGTGTCCCGTTCACGAGTTCTTCCGCATATCTagtagaaaaggaaaatgttcgAAATTTTATTATAAAACCTAATCATCGCTACTTGTACCTCAAATTCAATAGACAATTCCTTTTCATGATTGGGTTTGGAATTCAATTGGATATCTTCATTAGACGCGGCTGGTTCTGCAAAATGTTTGGCGCACCACTCAATAAACCCAGTGGCTACCAAAGGGTCTTTTAGCTCTCTGGAAGTTTCACCTTCTTCCACAATCTTATAAAGATAAAAACGCTAAAGTGTTAGCTACATCAATATCTCTTGAACTTCATTACCGTAGACGGTATGCTTCGTTTTCTTATTCTGTTGAACGACGGAGTGGTACGTTGAGCAGGCGCCGGTGGGGGAGAATCGCCACTGACAAAACATAAAGAGATAACATATTACTTAAGTAATAAATACAAAGACTTGTCGATTGGAACCAGTTAAATCATTACATGTAGATAGTTTTATCCATGGAATCGTTACTTGAATTGGAATATGTATATGCACGACCAAGATCAGTATCCCGGGCAGCTACAAGTTCCTTTGCCTGAAATATGCAGTGCAAGTTAGAGCTGTTGGTCAGTCATTTAATTCTCATAATGGATACCTTATTTCGCACATAATCTGTTAACTTTTTTGCCATATTAGAAACCTCGAAGTATGGATCTTTCTCCATGTTTGAAAGTCCATGCCAAATTTTGACGTAAATGGTGTTGAAAGCTAGGCTAGGCAAAGTGGAACTTGCTGCTGTTATAACCACATAAAATTGATTAATCTTTATCTCAGTGTTTAAGTTACCGTGTACGCAACTTACTAAGGCTACTGAGAGAGGAGATAGAAACCGCACGTCGAATGTGATCGGGATTAACGGAATTTGTGGAATGGTAAAAACCACTCTCCGAAAGTTCCGGACTTGTTCCCAGGTTCGTTACGTTCGACGTAGCTGCCCGAGAACGACGGTTCGGCCGTTGTAGACTGCCGGAAGACGTAAGGGCAACTTCCACGTTTGGAGAAAGCAGATTTGaatctttgttcttttcctcttctaaCTGCTGGATAGCCATTTGGATGAAAGTCGATTCAAATATCAAAACAATCCATTGCAGTGCGCTTACGATCTAGAGTGCAAGAAGTTGAAATTGCAAAACGCAACTCTAAAGTAAATGGCAATTCTCTACCTCTTTACGGACCAACGGGCTAGCTTCTGAGTTTACAACGTTCAACAGTTGTAGAGCTACTGCCTGATCAATTTTGTTGGCAAGCTCATTGCGCTCAGTTTTGCCTCCACTGTGAATAAATGTCCCTAACGCGTACGCCGTGGCGGCTCGTACCTTAGGTACAGGAAAATACGGAATAAAAATGCAATGAATTAGAATGGATTGTTTGATTGCGAAATTACCTCTGGTATAGGGTCTCGTAACAACGGAAACAGTTTTTCGTGTGCGGAATCTCGAATGGCCGACCAACGAGCAGCTATGGCATTATGCCAGGCCAAACCAATACCGATGACGAGCCATTGCCTTAATAGCCTGTCCTTTTCGTAGACCATTTCAAGTGTGTTGGAGATAAATGCTACTTGTGCCACGGCTTCCTGCCCCACTGGATGATTCCAGACCACTCTAGAAACCACGAAGGCGGCTAGGGTTCGTTGATCGTCTGGTACCGATGTATCTTGCAGAACcgacaaaaaatatttatgcCCTCCGTCACGAACTAGATCCGCCTGGCAGGTTACATCGACTGCGAGAATTTTTGTCCATATAAATAGCAGTAATGGACGCAGTTCACGCGCGGAACTTTGAAGTAACTGTGGATGAAAACGACAAGTCGAATAGTTGCGTAAAATAAAACGaagatgaatttttttaagcagACCTTTAAAACGTATGGAAAGATACCAACTGACAGTGCCAAATTCACCGCCCAAGGTCCCAAATCTAAAAAACGTCCCAATAACTCAAGCGCTCTTAAGCGATGCACCTGGCTCAAAAGGACTTGCAGAACAATAGGCAGCTGCTCCGGAGGAGATCTTTTCTGCGACCCATGCGAAAGCCAAACTTGAAAAGCTGTCAATTGCTCTTCAAAAAAAGGCGAATTCTGGAAAGTTTCTTTGCCTTCTAAGATGCCTGGTAGCTGTGAGAGGCAAATGTCAAGGGCTAAATCCCATGCCGACCACATAGggtgctaaaaaaaaaaaaaaaaaaaaacagaatcagTAAAGGCttgtaaattattttaaaaacgctAAGTGTACCTGAGACGTAGAAGGCAGTTTAGGCCAAGAGACAGGTGTGCAGTCATAAGACTTAAGTATCCTTTCTGCCAATAGGAAATTGCGGAAAAGACTGGCGACAAGTAAATCTTGTCTAAAAAGGCGCTGGAACACGTCTCGAGGCAGTGAATTCCAGGCTATCGTATCAGTTATAGCAGTAAAAATCCAGTTTAATTCACCTAGCATAGTTCTTCGATCATTGAGCTGTCCAGGAATTTTGTCAACTGATTCCAGCGTCATTCTTGGCACCAAACGGGATGTATTTTGTAAAACGAACCAACGTAGCGCAATCtatgtaagaaaaataatatgGAATAGTGGCTCCTGTTAACgcaagttttattttatcctGATCACCTTAATGGGAGTTGTGAGACACGCAGTAAAAAGATCTGCGGGAAGTTCAGAATTCATTGGGAGAATTTGATTAGTGGCGCACGCTGCTAGCTGAATGCACTGTTTGAAATTTGGAGGAGGTGTCATCTGAGAAGGTAACGTGTTTCTTGACTGTGCCATCAACTGCTCGTACTCTCTCTGGTGTTGATCTGCGAATTGTTGAAAGGCATCCACGATCATACCAGCGTTGGAACAATCAAAAACGTAGATTGATGGCGACCACATCCAGGTTTGCAGGTCGTAAATTGACAGTGGTATATAC is a genomic window containing:
- the LOC130692294 gene encoding regulatory-associated protein of mTOR-like isoform X2, translated to MNMSGELSVFQRDTSHSPSPDEQGQEEEDEDWAIGLAFSSERHTDRIEGLEECAQNWRLKDRMKTVSVALILCLNVGVDPPDVVKTQPCARLECWIDPLAMSPQKALEAIGVNLQKQYERWQPRARYKQTLDPTADEIKKVTSTLRRNAKDERVLFHYNGHGVPKPTANGEIWVFNRSYTQYIPLSIYDLQTWMWSPSIYVFDCSNAGMIVDAFQQFADQHQREYEQLMAQSRNTLPSQMTPPPNFKQCIQLAACATNQILPMNSELPADLFTACLTTPIKIALRWFVLQNTSRLVPRMTLESVDKIPGQLNDRRTMLGELNWIFTAITDTIAWNSLPRDVFQRLFRQDLLVASLFRNFLLAERILKSYDCTPVSWPKLPSTSQHPMWSAWDLALDICLSQLPGILEGKETFQNSPFFEEQLTAFQVWLSHGSQKRSPPEQLPIVLQVLLSQVHRLRALELLGRFLDLGPWAVNLALSVGIFPYVLKLLQSSARELRPLLLFIWTKILAVDVTCQADLVRDGGHKYFLSVLQDTSVPDDQRTLAAFVVSRVVWNHPVGQEAVAQVAFISNTLEMVYEKDRLLRQWLVIGIGLAWHNAIAARWSAIRDSAHEKLFPLLRDPIPEVRAATAYALGTFIHSGGKTERNELANKIDQAVALQLLNVVNSEASPLVRKEIVSALQWIVLIFESTFIQMAIQQLEEEKNKDSNLLSPNVEVALTSSGSLQRPNRRSRAATSNVTNLGTSPELSESGFYHSTNSVNPDHIRRAVSISSLSSLTSSTLPSLAFNTIYVKIWHGLSNMEKDPYFEVSNMAKKLTDYVRNKAKELVAARDTDLGRAYTYSNSSNDSMDKTIYIGDSPPPAPAQRTTPSFNRIRKRSIPSTIVEEGETSRELKDPLVATGFIEWCAKHFAEPAASNEDIQLNSKPNHEKELSIEFEICGRTRERDTEMYYTREWRYARNATVRREAKEECQRPTKAKMKEVFCNRNPLVPSVIRFHPYDPWLAVADKDGCTVWDWERSVRLIHFNNQQQPRAARITSMEFVNGHDDALLLIGADDGSCRIWRDFIRTGSRLSSGIVEDSSAVSLVSAWNCIAEMTPSTRCSGLVLDWNQDSLQLLATGDVRLIRIWDVERELKVSDFPTGSENCVTSIHHSPRDHSLFVAACGDGSVRLFDKRCNAQKSRVMTWREHTAWVIDCEWISTDGAANLVSGSLAGDIRFMDPRHPTSVHTVATAPNSQGMTAMAVHPKANLFACGIVGQHISVHDQEGDLCSTIAYHDGGGILGSKIAAVSCLTFHPHRVCLAAGGMDSLISVFSSEKSKK